The sequence below is a genomic window from Uranotaenia lowii strain MFRU-FL chromosome 2, ASM2978415v1, whole genome shotgun sequence.
TTCTCGTCAAAAATTGTATTGTTCTCCGTAAGTTATTGTGGAAGGAGAGGAATAATAATATAGAATGTAAGATTGGTCGAAATTCCCGATGGTttcagttctttttttttgtggtttcacATTTGGAACATACATAAATTGGATTGTCAACAAGATTTTTGCTCACGCCATATACGCTTACAGTTTTTCTCGAGCACAActtatctttgaaaaaaaaaatggagttttGGGGAAGTTTGGATCAGTTCAATAACCATTCGTTGGATTCAGGCCACCTTCCCATGACAATATGGCCCTAATGAATTAACTTCAAACCTCAAGATCCAGCCAATAAAACATGGAGTAACTATTTGTCTGCTGCTGGTGATCATTTACCGTTCATCTGTGTACAGAAAGTACAACAGTGCCAAAACTCTTCCTCTGTCCCATCTCTGTCGAAGCCCACACAAATAAAACTCTCCACCAACTACAATCGTTTATTCAAAATGCACCTCCTCATCATCTGCAGGCCAATCAAGCCGCCGATTACGGCTGATGGTAACATTTTCTCAATGTTTTCCAATTTGATTAGTGACGGCAATCGTACGTACTCACCTAATGAATCCTAAGTAATCAAAGAGAGATTGTTGCGAATCGAAACGAATAAAATAACCAATTACAGAGACATCGTGGTAAAGCAGTACTGAGTCTCAAGTCCGTAATTCCGTAAACCGACGTACGATACTGAATCAGAACTGATTCCGAACCTcctgttttcaatattttgctcCTGTAGGGCTTGCTTTTATCGCCAGCCTGTCAAGAAACGCGATTTCCTTCACTTCGCCGGGCTGGTTTTTTTTGGTAGACGTACAGTCGGTTGCCGACAACAATTAGGAATCATCACTCTTGAGAAGAAACAAAACCTATTAAACTTATTTCACTCGGTAATGCTCATTCCTTTCGAATTTTCGttagtaaacaaaacatttaacacACCAACACCTGCAATTTACAATCGGGGTATAGTCTTTTTCGATGCGATGCTGTCAGATTTTACAGCATGATTTGCTTGAATGGTTCTTCCGATAATCGAATTATTTCGCGATATTTCACACTGAGCTCAacgataacaacaacaacaacgataatctaaaaaaaatgttggttcGTTCATATGGATGTTAAGGAATGGGAAGAGCCCTCATTCCACTTCACAAGAGAAATACCAAAGTGACTGTTTGTTGGCAAAAAAATCACCACTAAGTACCGGATCCATACCTACCCTCCTACCCAAGCAGCCATCTTGAATCTCCGagcaaaaaaatccaaattcctCTTCGGGCCCCAAAACGAAATCACATCAATAGAAAAGGATTAACTTACTCTTTCTTCCCTTTGGAGCCGCTGCGCCATTGTGGTAACTGCACCCTCGCAGTCCTCAATTGCTACACTGAAACACGCAGTTTCCATTTCGGGAAATCGAGCCACCGCACAGGCACTCGGAACGCAACCTTCGTTGCCAAGAATGGTTTATAGAATCACGTTTAACGTGCTATCAACTTCACTCAACCTCGATCTAATACCAATACCAACAATCAAGTCATACATATGTGTTATctttttaatatatttcacACCTATACATACATACTCTCacaatctaaaaatgaaacACTCACAGCATATTACATATTCACACGAATACCCTAAAACTACTTTTGTAGTTGATCATaccctttttatttatttattttatgtacACTGAACTAGTAAACCATACGTTCGACGATACACACTCAGAGAATATAATTCAAGTTATCAGTGATGTACCATAATTActcattttgaatgattttgaataacaaCTTATTTAACCTAACCTATTCCACCACAGTTCTGTCAGACGTTATTCATTTGATTGTCgagttttttcataattttgtctttttttgctTCGATTATAGTCCTTTAACATCTTCTGTTCATGTGATTGAAGATTTTTATCAACATGCAGTTGGCAGGAAATTAccgaaaaacttatccggtacaactgtgttctatttttttcatatttttgtatattatgtttttcattattatttttttcgagtttttgccatttttttttaaacttttgtatttttactgTCGTATCAtcattctgttattttttattacatattttTAGTCGgaatttggttatatttttatctcactcttaataattttgtcataatctaacccatttatcttttttatataattgtcaaagttttgccacatgttcaaaactttcgtcataatttttaaatagttttatcgtatatttgtcagattttggtgatatttttgttttttttttgttattatgtcatgtttgtaaaaaatttacataTATTTGTACTTATACTAGTTCTGTTAGGTTTTTGCTATTTAATAGTCAAAGTTTGATCatataaattataatttgttcacatttgtcaatattgttattATGTCATatgtttgtacatttttttaaaatatttatcctTACACAAGTTCTGTccggttttgtcattttattgtcaatttttgataataattttgttacattagtcaaaattttttacacaatttttcacatgtttttttaccacatttgtcgtactttattcaaatttttgtcagtttccaCTTTTTCGTTTGTCAAAATTCTGTCATAGTTCTTTCAGATTTTTGCCAtttaattgtcaaattttagtaattttctttcatatttttgacacagttttgttatattattgtcattattttgccttatttttaatttttataagatttagtcatatttttgaatatttctgtcagtgctttttcagaatttttacatttttgttaaaattttttccgACATTTTCCATCTATGtactttttgagtttttttacttAATACCAATACCAAGCTCCAGCTCAGCGCTGCTCGTGGGTGGTGGTGGTGAAGGTAgattaactgaatatgttaatattaaaaaaggcttaagcagtatttacatttaatcatgaaaattatcaatagcagaATTCATGGCATTCTtttagcagaaccgatttatttttgttttcatccaacacttttcTATTGGAGGTaaacaaaatagctctttggataaggtaacaagaataaggggcaagaaacatccggtttagggtcttggttgtttgtttgaccctttaagatcctttctatcgtaacggtcaatgaaaagtttttctttttcggaacatacggaaagaccgaactgtattgtaattttattaaaaaaaaagtgtttagaatacaaatgATTTCATTGAATATATTAATATCATTGCTTTATTTtcgaaaactcaatttaaatataatagaataaactaaaccccagtacggctttaaatcttttgatctttcgttTTCGATTAGCTTGTGCACATACAcacacttttttgccatctgattttttatctctaacacctggcatccctggaccccttttttcgtaaacactacagccatctgtcaaaaattttttcaatatggctgaatggcgatttggcatatgagatcaCCATCCTAGACGCATCATGATTCGAATTCTACTTATTGAGCcttttcatccaatacccatattgtgggagtttggGGTACTTTTCAGTCACTtgcagcattttaaagttgagcggaagtcgccatattggatttcatgATGGTGTCGGACAACGAATTTCAACTTCTATACGTTCAGCCCCTTCACCCTATATCTATATATGTACACAATTTGAAGGGGTTTCATGCCCCCCgttcgtttattgccagttccAATTTGTTTCCATTGAAAAAGACTGATACCAcgttttttttgcgaaaaccGCGTTAAAAAACCGTGCAATTTTCATATCCATTAGAGGAACGGcgatgataattaaataaacaaactaCGATGAACaatatccgagagaatattttcagtgtatgtccggatgaactGGATGATTTGCGGGATCGGGTCGAGGTCCCTGTGGAATCTGTGACAAcatgaaattgcttatttgatatagAATTAGTTGAAGATCGAATGTGAGCaagatttcttcaaaataattgttaaaaacaatGATGATCTTAAACCTTAATTATACCATACTGTCCACCACACGTGTCCACACAGTCGGGCAATTCAGgacaatttttgaagaaattgttaaaaaaaaggcaaacatGAACAAATCcagccatttttttaaacacataagagagagaaaaaaaaaatgaaaattacttgaaatttatagtttaaattGAATCACAGAAGCAGTgttctcaaaattcaacaaaaaataatgtttatttttaagcatGTTACTAAAAGTCGTTCTTGAAcgcaaaatctttaaaaatgcgaaatgaaatttgggttttttatttgactaagcaaataatctgaatgaaCCCGAACAAAATCCTGGAAGTTTTAAATAATATCTGAGCATCCCTGCCAGATTTggcttatataaaattttttatttttgggcaagcctgaatatataaaaaaaaatttctggaacaaaagttaaaataagTATGAAGCGATACTTCTGCTGTACGATCTATAGTAAAGGTACTAGGATACAACtaagatgttttactgaaaccatatgTTTTtgatgggcttgtgatatagctcagttggcaagtcggttgcttcctgagccgatgtccgtgagttcgagcccaagagtaaacaacGATCACAGTGGTACCGGATAAGCTTTTCAAttactgtccgccaactgcatcgttgatatataagtcgcgaatgagaTAAAGATGTTtaaacgactttaatcgaaatttaaaaaaagatttttatggttgtatagctttttcaatattactttaacaaattttttaaataatccaaAATCGGTTTCTGGTCGGTATTCGGTACAACCCTgatttaaataattcaaaaggaGTAGCAAAGCActccgggtcagctagttaataaataaattaataaattaataaacaatTCAATGATGTAAAGTTTGTAAAAGTCGGTTCTGTAAATACTGAGCTAGAAGCAGCGTGATTTGCGTTCCTAACTTTTTCAGCCTGgctttgatttgttgatttgaagCGGTATACATACATTGAATGGTTGAAAATCTTATTTCGATGAAAACTATTCCAAAATTCAGGGCTTTCAagggttttttgttgttgtctgAAATAAAGAGGTTTTCAGCAGTAAGTTCCCTAAAACTAAACTGGTTGCATACAATGAGAAGAATTCATGTTtccatgaatttttaaatccttAATCTGCACCAGACAACATGAAATTATTCGTCTTGTAATGGATAACAAGAACattaattattcaacaaaacttattcaacagttatgaaacaaaaaataggTTGCATGGTGAAAAATGTGCAATGGTAACTGTCTCTAATTCAGATTCTTTGTTAACGAGTGTGCATTCAGACTTatttttgatggttcttgtccaGTAAATATAATCTGCTGAATGATGGCACCTATTCGAGTGCGTATTACCAGTATGGTGCGAAGGCTATGGCTGGAATACTGTGAAGAGAACTCAATCAGCACCATTAAGCACCTAATAATGGAGCACCTAGGACCAATAGATCGTGGTTGGTGGATCATTTGGATTTCAGCGGCGCTAATTATGAGTGTGCTTAGCGCGATTGCTACCTATTCGAATTGGGTCGATAATCCAATTTATATCAGTTACGAGCCTGGCCTGAAGCCAATACAGGCTGTACCATTCCCAGCAATAACCATTTGTGCTCTGGTTCAAAATCGCCTAGAATTATTCAATCTTACTCTCGCTGCAACCAGAATCCATCAGAATATAGACCTTGAGAATTTGGAGTATGATGATTCATGATGACTTATATAAAGCTAATTCTAAGTCGATTCTGTTTTGTAGGTATAGAAATCTCAGAGCACTTACACATGTCTGCCCATTTGTGGCTAGTTGGATATCGTTTCACGATAAGTTATCGATTCCAAccgttgaaatattgagaaatcTTTCGGTTGACCGAGAAACGCTCATTAATGGTTGTTATTGGAAAACTATAGACACTAATTGTagcaaaatgtttttcaaaacaattactGACAGTGGAGTTTGCTACACATTTAATGCAATGGCAGCGAAAACTTTGTATCGGttagaaaatttgaaccaaGAGTTCACCTATTCTGAAACTACCAGAACGTCAACAGACTGGTTTCGAGAGTCCGGCGATCGCAGTGATTCAAATTTCGATGTATATCCTGAACGACCATTGGGCTATGGAAGGAAATATGGGCTGGAGGTTGGACTAGTATCTAACTTGAATGATGATGACTTGTTTTGTAATGTAAGTATCTGTTAACTCTCTATACTTCGGTTTGAGTGGCAAAGTGGAATTTTTAGCCAATCGTATCaccattttttaattgattcacTTATGAAATCAaccaaataacttttatttaaaaacaacaaaactagGATCCACGTATTTTTGCTTATTATATCGTTTTCTTTCAGGGCCCAAGAAATGGATATAAAGTGCTCGTTCATCCACCAGACGAAGCACCAACATTGGATCACTTCCATTACCGTTTGGGCTTTCGAGATACCATGTTGCTATTTGTTAAGCCGCAAATCACGAAGACATCACTATCGCTTGAATCACAGTCTATCATAGAGTTCGTATACAAACTGTTACTTCATTTTTGATTAGGCATTTGGGTGAACTTTATCAAGAGTTAAAAACGAAGAAATATTCATTCAACAGAGTTTTCAATGGCAATGTCTCTTAATAAGTGATTTACCATTCAATCGCTGGGTTGGTTGAAATTGTTTAAGAAAAAGTCTTCAATTGATCCGTATCCAACTGTGTCTGAATCCAACGCTATCCGTATTCAACTTTATCTGAGAACGCTTCTAATATTGCTCGCATCTTCAGTGAAAGCGACAAATTACGGTTACTTTCACTACTGATGCTACACCCACAGAAAAGGTTGCAAAAGTTAAATGcctatttttcaaatctttgtgccaaaaatgcgctgaaaagtgaacTGACCTacagatgatatgattggagaagCACAAATGTCATAAAGAGTCGAGCTCCCAAGCCAAATGGTGCATGGaaactacattcaagcgaaaca
It includes:
- the LOC129747412 gene encoding pickpocket protein 28-like, whose amino-acid sequence is MMAPIRVRITSMVRRLWLEYCEENSISTIKHLIMEHLGPIDRGWWIIWISAALIMSVLSAIATYSNWVDNPIYISYEPGLKPIQAVPFPAITICALVQNRLELFNLTLAATRIHQNIDLENLEYRNLRALTHVCPFVASWISFHDKLSIPTVEILRNLSVDRETLINGCYWKTIDTNCSKMFFKTITDSGVCYTFNAMAAKTLYRLENLNQEFTYSETTRTSTDWFRESGDRSDSNFDVYPERPLGYGRKYGLEVGLVSNLNDDDLFCNGPRNGYKVLVHPPDEAPTLDHFHYRLGFRDTMLLFVKPQITKTSLSLESQSIIDRQCFFENERYLRFYKIYNQHT